TACAGCTCCTTCATTAATTATAGTAGGTAGTTTAATGGCACAAAGCATTCGAGATATTAATTGGAATGAATTTGAAGATGCGTTACCAGCATTTTTAATTTTTATAGGTATTCCGTTAACATCTAGTATTGCGAATGGAATTGCAATTGGATTTTTAGTGTATCCAGTCTTGAAAATTGTGAAAGGGAAAGGGATGGAAGTGCATCCGTTACTCTACTTATTTACAATTTTATTTGGATGTCATTTATTCTTATAATATAGGAGAGGGGGCTTCTTATGAGGGGCTCCTTTTTTGTGTATAATAAAGTGAAACTATAATCAGTCACGCAAAATATAAATTACTTAATGGAATATATATGTTACAATATGGATGGAGGGGGAACATGAATGGCTGTAAGTAAAATAAAAGTCGCGCGTGTTCAGTTAGATTTAACACAGCAACAATTAGCAGAAAAAGTAGGCGTTACAAGGCAAACGATTAGTTTAATTGAGAAGGGCAAATACAATCCGTCTTTAGATTTATGTTTGAAAATTTGTTATGCAGTAGATAAAACTTTGAATGATTTGTTTTGGGAGGAAAAGGAGTGATTCGATGAAAATTGTGAAAGATGAACGTTTAATGATTGAAGGGTTAAAACATATTAGATTAGTTTTCATCTTACAAAATATTTTCATACTAGGTATTGTTTTTTATCGCTACGTTTTGCAAGATGCAGGATATGAAAGTGTTTCGGATTTATTAATGGTATTTATGGGTGGGATTGTAGTTATTAACTTTTTAAATCTGAAAAATTCAGTGGAAGTGTATGAGCATACAGGGGGAGTATCACGTAGCTATTTCATGAAACTATTATTAATTCCTGTAAGTATTGTTATTGGGATTTTAGCTATTTGTATCGTTGTAACACCAGATATTTCGATAAAGGAAATTAGTATGACAGGATTTATTATGTTTGCTTGTTTTTTAGTTCCTAGTCTGTTTATATACATATATATGAAAAAGATAAAAAGTGAAGATTGAAATATAAGAAAAGCTTTCCCGTATTGCGGAAAGCTTTTCTTATATTCTTTTATACAGTACTTTATGAAGGCCAATTGGTTCAATTTCAAAGATTTCACCATGTTCTTGGAAGCCTAAGCGCTTGTAATAGTCAGCTACAGTAATTCGGCCATTACACCATAGCATATTTGCTTGACGCTCTTGTAAGATTTGTTCTGCTTTCTGAATTAAGGAGCTTCCAGCGTGGTTGTTTCGAAACTCAGGCAATGTGGCCATTCCTCGTAGACGATAATGCATACCTGCTTGTAAGTCGGGATGCATTTCCTTTGAGAAAGAAGCGATACTAATAAGTTGATCGTTTATAAATGCGCCTAAGTGAAAGGTATCTGTTTCATAATCGGAAGGGTATTTACAATCTGCTAATGTTTGATTGGGGCGTAAAATTTTTTGACGTAATACGTAAGTTTCAGATCCCTCAATATTTTTCACGGTAATCATATTAACATCCTTTCTTATAACGCTTTTTCTGTTAATTGTATAAAGAAATAGGCAGGTGCGGCGAGAAGTCCGAGTATGCTAGCAGTTCCAAGAAGGAGTGAAAGTAGGAGGCAAGAATATTTTATTCCATTCGATTTTTTCCATCCGTAACTACAAATCTCAATACTAACACCGATGAGAATAATGGCAACGAGTATTTCGGCTAATAATAAGAGAGCTAAAGTTATAATAGACATAATGTAATCCATCCCCATAATATGTGATAGTAACATTTTACCATATGAAATGGAAAAAATGCCCCTCAATTATGTGAGGGGCATTTTTTTATTCTAATATGTTTTTTAGTGTATCGATATGTTCTTTTGAGCCTGTTACAAGTAATGTATCACCGTGTTGTAGTCTTGTATCCCCATGTGGGATTAATGCTTTATTTCCACGATAAATTTGAATGACTAGTACATCACCTAAAAACGGAAGGCGACGAAGTGCAACGCCGTTATATTTATTGCTCCGTAGTTCAACTTCACGGACTGTTTCGTTTGCTGTTGTAATTAAGCGAACGAGACTAGGTTTATCAATAAGCGCACGTAATAAAATACGTGTAGAGTTAATTGTTGAGAATACAGCGATATGTTCTTGCGTTGCTTTTTCTTGTAGAAGTGGATCTTCTACACTTGCAATAACATGTTCAACACCTAGCTCTTTTGCATGTTCTGCCAATAATAAGTTTTGTTCATCATCACTTGTTGCAACAACGACGCGATCTGCATCAAATGCTGTTTGTTCAGTTAATGATGCGATTGTGATGTCATCTAATTTCACGATAGGGAAGTCATGTGATGTCGCTTCTTCATCATTTATTTTGTTTTGACGCATCATATATAGCGTTACGTCATAATCTTCTCGTTTTAAATCTAGTGATAACGGAAGGGTAATTCTGCTCGCGCCAATAATAGCTACTTTTGGTTTTGGTGTTTCTACTTTTGGGAACATTTTTTTAAACAATATAGGTGCAAAAATACAAGTAATAACTGCGCTTAAAATAAGAGAGACAGATAAACTTGGACTGATGATCTCCAGTTTTTCACCAATTTGTGCAGCCGCAATAACTAAAGAAAGTGTCGATGTTAATAAGATTGCACTTCCAAGTACGATATTACGTGGATACCATTTTCTTAAGACGAGTGATGGTAAGAGTTTCGAAATAAAGAGTCCTACAATTAAGATTGGAATCATTAGCATACTAGAAGGTTCTTTGAAAATAGACCACACCTCTAGATTTACACCAACCATTACGAAGAAAATAGGGATGAAGAAACCATAGCCGATAGAATCAAGTTTTTCCACCATATCTTCATTTGGTGATAATAACGATACAAGTACACCTGCTAAGAAGGCGCCTAAAATATTTTCTGCTCCAACAGATTCCGATAACCCAACTAAGATTAAAATGAGTGCAAAAACAGCTCGTGTATCAATTTGTACACTACCAGCTTTTAAACTATCTAAGTATGGAATGTTTTTAAAACGTTTTGCAACGAAGTAAATAACAATACCAGCGCCGAATAGAAGAAGAAGAAGCCACATGCTTTGGCCGCTTTCGGAATTTAATCCGACGAATACAGCGAGTAAAATCATTGTAACTAAATCCGCAATAACAGCGACTAATAAAATGATTTGCCCAATTGCTGTTTTTCCTAAGTTATTCTCTTTTAATGTTGGTACAACAACACCTAAAGAAATAGTTGAAATAATTAAAGTCATGAACATTGCATTATCTACGAATCCTAGCCATACGAATAGTAATGATAGGGCATAAGATAAGATGAAAATAAATAAGAAGATAATGCTTGCTGCCTGAAATGTATTTGGTTCGTTTGTCGTATTTTTTTTCCCTTTTTGTTTAAAGATAGAAAAATCAATTTCTAAACCGCTTAAGAACATGAGGAAGATAAATCCTAATGTTGATAAAACTTGAAGCCATATATCTGGCTCAATAATATTAAACCCACTTTTACCTACAAAGATTCCTGCAATAATTTCTGCAACGACCACAGGAAGTGCTTTTAATTTAAAGCGTTGTAACAAAAGGGGAACGAAAAACGCGATTGCAACGACAACCATAAGTGATAGAACAGAAGTATGATGTTCCATTGCGTTCTCTCCCTTCAAATAAATATAGTACCTATTTAGCCATATAATAGGTAGAAAAGCAACGCATATGGATTCGATTTCATAAAGAAAGACTTTTCTTAACATTTGTCATAATAAGTATATTTTTCATGATTATGCTGTTAATTCCGTAATGTGGATGTAATAGAGGGGATAAAAAAAGACTGCTGAGGAATCTCAGCAGTCTTTTTCATGTACATTACATTGAGAAGAAGATCCATACAGTTAAACCAACTGTTGCAGTTGCAACGAAGAAACTGTATATCATTGTAAGAATTTGAACTCTTCCTTCTCCTTCTTTTAAATGCATGAACATAATTAATTGTAACAATGCTTGCGCAACAGCCATTATGATAATAGTTGTTAAGACTGTTGAAAGTGGCAATGTTGTGTAAAGTGCCACGTATAACGCTAGAAACGTTAATGCAAGCGATAAAATAAATCCGAAAACGTGTGACCAAGGGAATCCGCTATGCGCATGTCCGTTTGCTTGATTGTTGTTTTGAGCCATTTACGCCACCATCCCGTTCAAGTAAACTAGTGTGTAAATAAAGACCCAAACAAGATCAAGGAAATGCCAGTATAAGCTGATAATGAATACTTTACGAGCTGTAACTGGTGTTAAACCTCGTTTTAAAATTTGGATAATAACACAAATTGCCCAAATGATACCGCCTGTTACGTGGGCTCCATGCGTTCCAAGAAGAACGAAGAATCCAGATAAGAAAGCACTTGTTTGAATTGTTGCGCCTTCACCAATGTACATAATGAACTCTTCGATCTCGAAGAATAGGAAACCTGCACCTAAAAGTAATGTAAGGACGAACCATCCAAGCATCGCTTTTTGGTTATGCTTACGCATTTCATGAATTACGATACCGCATGTAAAACTACTTGTTAAAAGTAGTAATGTTTGAATTAAAAGCGTTTTAAGTTCAAACAATTGCGCTGGTGTTGGGCCATCTGCCGTACGACCAGCAAGGACTAGATAAGAGGCGAAAAGTGTTGCGAACAGCATAATTTCAGCCCCAAGAAAAATCCAGAATCCTAGGATATTCAATCTGCTTTGTTCGGATTGATATTCCAAAGGTAAGCTTTTATCTAAAGCCGCCATGTCATTTCACCTCTCATGCTATATGTTCTGTTTTTTTAATTTCATCAACACTGATATAGTAGCCTTCATCATAATCGAATGAACGATAGATTAAGCAAGCTAAAATACCAATACCACCGATTGCTGCAAGCCAGAACCAGCTAAATACTAATGCGAAACCTGCAAGACCGAAGAATCCAGACGCAATAATAGGCACACCAGAGTTACTTGGCATGTGAATTGGTTTAATATCTTCTGCTGCTGGTGTAACTGTTTCTCCGCGTTTTTTCATGTACCAGAAAGCATCAGCTTCTTTAATTTCAGGAAGCTTCGCGAAGTTGTAATGTTGTACAGGAGAGTGAGTTGCCCATTCAAGTGTACGACCATCCCATGGATCTCCAGTTGTGTCACGTTCACCGTGACGTGCACTCCAAATTACGTTGTAGCAAAAAAGTAGGAAGCCGATACCATTCATTCCGGCACCACCAGATGCGATTTGGTTTAGCCATCCCCATCCAAGACTTTCAGAGTCAGTGCACACCCAAAGAGTAACCCCGTATAAACATAAGAAGTACATTGGCAAGAAACAGATGTTGAATCCGCTCATAAAGATCCAGAATGTCCATTTACCTAGGCGTTCATTTAACATATGACCAGTCATTTTTGGATACCAGAATGTGAATCCAGCAAGCATAGCGAATACTGTACCTGCGATTAATACGTAGTGGAAGTGAGCGATTAGGAAGTAGCTGTTATGGTATTG
This DNA window, taken from Bacillus cereus ATCC 14579, encodes the following:
- a CDS encoding GNAT family N-acetyltransferase — encoded protein: MITVKNIEGSETYVLRQKILRPNQTLADCKYPSDYETDTFHLGAFINDQLISIASFSKEMHPDLQAGMHYRLRGMATLPEFRNNHAGSSLIQKAEQILQERQANMLWCNGRITVADYYKRLGFQEHGEIFEIEPIGLHKVLYKRI
- the qoxC gene encoding cytochrome aa3 quinol oxidase subunit III, translated to MAALDKSLPLEYQSEQSRLNILGFWIFLGAEIMLFATLFASYLVLAGRTADGPTPAQLFELKTLLIQTLLLLTSSFTCGIVIHEMRKHNQKAMLGWFVLTLLLGAGFLFFEIEEFIMYIGEGATIQTSAFLSGFFVLLGTHGAHVTGGIIWAICVIIQILKRGLTPVTARKVFIISLYWHFLDLVWVFIYTLVYLNGMVA
- a CDS encoding helix-turn-helix transcriptional regulator, whose protein sequence is MAVSKIKVARVQLDLTQQQLAEKVGVTRQTISLIEKGKYNPSLDLCLKICYAVDKTLNDLFWEEKE
- a CDS encoding DUF4022 family protein gives rise to the protein MLLSHIMGMDYIMSIITLALLLLAEILVAIILIGVSIEICSYGWKKSNGIKYSCLLLSLLLGTASILGLLAAPAYFFIQLTEKAL
- the qoxD gene encoding cytochrome aa3 quinol oxidase subunit IV produces the protein MAQNNNQANGHAHSGFPWSHVFGFILSLALTFLALYVALYTTLPLSTVLTTIIIMAVAQALLQLIMFMHLKEGEGRVQILTMIYSFFVATATVGLTVWIFFSM
- a CDS encoding monovalent cation:proton antiporter family protein; this encodes MEHHTSVLSLMVVVAIAFFVPLLLQRFKLKALPVVVAEIIAGIFVGKSGFNIIEPDIWLQVLSTLGFIFLMFLSGLEIDFSIFKQKGKKNTTNEPNTFQAASIIFLFIFILSYALSLLFVWLGFVDNAMFMTLIISTISLGVVVPTLKENNLGKTAIGQIILLVAVIADLVTMILLAVFVGLNSESGQSMWLLLLLFGAGIVIYFVAKRFKNIPYLDSLKAGSVQIDTRAVFALILILVGLSESVGAENILGAFLAGVLVSLLSPNEDMVEKLDSIGYGFFIPIFFVMVGVNLEVWSIFKEPSSMLMIPILIVGLFISKLLPSLVLRKWYPRNIVLGSAILLTSTLSLVIAAAQIGEKLEIISPSLSVSLILSAVITCIFAPILFKKMFPKVETPKPKVAIIGASRITLPLSLDLKREDYDVTLYMMRQNKINDEEATSHDFPIVKLDDITIASLTEQTAFDADRVVVATSDDEQNLLLAEHAKELGVEHVIASVEDPLLQEKATQEHIAVFSTINSTRILLRALIDKPSLVRLITTANETVREVELRSNKYNGVALRRLPFLGDVLVIQIYRGNKALIPHGDTRLQHGDTLLVTGSKEHIDTLKNILE